The following proteins are encoded in a genomic region of Gossypium hirsutum isolate 1008001.06 chromosome D05, Gossypium_hirsutum_v2.1, whole genome shotgun sequence:
- the LOC107900857 gene encoding uncharacterized protein, translating to MERSTPVRKPHTSTADLLTWSETPQPDTATSAARSVRPHQPSDGIRKVVFGGQVTDEEFESLNKRKPPSGYKMKEMTGSGIFAANVENDESEPGSANPASNNKTGLRMYQEALAGISHISFAEEETISPKKPTTLPEVAKQRELSGTLESEDSKLKKQLSDAKCKELSGHNIFAPPPEILPRPTTVRALALKDSFDLGESHTHNSSDEARVKTAKKIPNQKLAELSGNDIFKGDVPPGSAEKPLSMAKMREISGSNIFADGKVESRDYFGGVRKPPGGESSIALV from the exons atggagaggagCACTCCAGTTAGGAAGCCACATACTTCTACAGCAGATCTGCTCACTTGGTCTGAGACTCCTCAGCCGGACACCGCCACCTCCGCCGCTCGCTCCGTCCGACCTCACCAG CCGTCGGATGGGATCAGAAAAGTGGTGTTTGGAGGCCAAGTAACTGATGAAGAATTTGAAAGCTTAAACAAACG GAAACCTCCTTCTGGATATAAAATGAAGGAGATGACTGGTAGTGGTATTTTTGCAGCCAATGTAGAAAATGATGAGTCCGAACCAGGCAGTGCCAATCCTGCTTCAAACAACAAGACGGGATTACGAATGTACCAG GAAGCACTAGCTGGAATTAGTCACATTTCTTTTGCTGAGGAAGAGACTATTTCTCCTAAGAAGCCAACTACTCTTCCCGAGGTGGCAAAGCAGCGTGAGTTAAGTGGAACGCTAGAAAGCGAAGATTCAAAGTTGAAGAAGCAGCTCTCAGATGCAAAGTGCAAGGAGCTTAGCGGACACAACATCTTTGCACCCCCACCTGAAATTTTGCCGAGGCCAACAACCGTACGTGCATTGGCATTGAAGGACAGTTTCGACTTGGGAGAATCTCATACACATAAT TCGAGCGATGAGGCCAGGGTTAAGACAGCAAAGAAAATTCCTAATCAGAAATTGGCTGAGCTTTCGGGTAATGACATATTTAAGGGTGACGTTCCGCCAGGTTCTGCCGAGAAGCCACTTAGTATGGCGAAAATGCGGGAGATAAGCGGCAGCAACATCTTTGCTGATGGAAAGGTTGAGTCTCGAGACTACTTTGGTGGTGTTCGCAAGCCCCCAGGTGGTGAAAGCAGCATTGCGTTGGTTTAA